The Fastidiosipila sp. genome has a window encoding:
- a CDS encoding signal peptidase I, whose translation MTESRYTTQEEIDDMRHEIARAMEKKKAGKRRSKRLPARILSWTAFILIVAILLSVLTSILIAKKKGQTPSVMGFHLFRVETASMEPTLTVGSVILSRKPRDASDLKEGDIVTFSSPSGTLVTHRIFRVLEGEEGEIRYMTKGDNPINDPDSDLLPPDGVIAVFIAKIPLT comes from the coding sequence ATGACAGAATCCAGATACACCACACAGGAAGAGATCGATGACATGCGGCATGAGATCGCCCGCGCCATGGAGAAGAAAAAGGCGGGGAAAAGGCGGTCCAAACGCCTGCCGGCAAGGATTCTAAGCTGGACTGCTTTTATCCTGATCGTGGCCATCCTCCTGTCCGTGCTGACCTCCATCCTGATCGCGAAGAAGAAGGGGCAGACCCCCTCTGTCATGGGTTTTCATCTCTTCCGGGTTGAGACAGCCAGCATGGAGCCTACCCTGACGGTCGGAAGTGTCATTTTGTCCAGGAAACCCCGGGATGCCTCCGATTTGAAAGAAGGCGATATTGTCACCTTCAGCTCCCCCTCGGGAACGCTGGTCACCCACCGGATTTTCCGGGTCCTGGAAGGAGAGGAGGGGGAAATCCGCTACATGACCAAGGGTGACAATCCCATCAATGACCCCGATAGCGACCTGCTCCCGCCTGACGGTGTAATTGCGGTTTTTATCGCGAAGATTCCCCTGACCTGA